A genomic region of Pogona vitticeps strain Pit_001003342236 chromosome 15, PviZW2.1, whole genome shotgun sequence contains the following coding sequences:
- the WDR74 gene encoding WD repeat-containing protein 74 isoform X2, producing MASPAHSSHVWVGSETGILKGINLQKKQATNFKLGDVTLSRCEAVTAMCWGDAFESEIFVGCLDGSVRLFSTEKGKFTESRDCHGGEGPFCGLAMLNGSLVTCVASGLLKVWQDASSENVEIQVGPGVCRMRQNPEHPHRVATGGKENCLKVWDLHQPEEPIFRAKNVRNDWLDLRVPVWDRDMQFLPGSEKIVTCTGHHQVRLYDPSSPQRRPVLEATFGEYPLTALSLTPGANSVVVGSSRGDVAVIDLRQGRLVKCLKGFAGSVRAIQCHPVLPLVASCGLDRFLRVHNLQHKRLEHKVYLKSRLNCLLLASQEKWEEEALDPSADLQNEVKKEEEEEEDDIWNSMEVVAAKRKAEPQPASDVGSEKTTKEKALKTKKKIKKAES from the exons ATGGCGTCGCCCGCACACTCGAGCCACGTGTGGGTGGGATCCGAGACAGGCATCTTGAAAG GGATCAACTTGCAGAAGAAACAGGCCACCAATTTTAAGTTGGGTGATGTGACTCTCAGTCGATGTGAAGCAGTCACTGCCATGTGTTGGGGGGATGCCTTTGAATCTGAG ATCTTTGTGGGATGCCTTGATGGATCAGTGAGGCTGTTCAGTACTGAGAAGGGCAAGTTTACTGAGTCTCGAGACTGTCATGGAGGCGAGGGACCCTTCTGTGGCCTGGCTATGCTTAATGG GTCCCTTGTCACTTGTGTAGCATCTGGATTGCTGAAGGTTTGGCAGGATGCTTCCTCTGAAAAT GTGGAGATCCAGGTGGGCCCGGGTGTGTGCCGTATGCGCCAGAACCCCGAACATCCTCACCGCGTAGCCACAGGTGGGAAAGAGAACTGCCTGAAGGTGTGGGACCTTCACCAACCAGAGGAGCCCATTTTCCGAGCCAAAAAT GTACGGAATGACTGGCTTGATCTGAGGGTTCCTGTCTGGGACAGAGACATGCAATTCCTGCCCGGGTCAGAGAAAATTGTTACCTGCACTGGGCACCACCAG GTCCGGCTCTACGACCCCAGCTCCCCACAGCGACGGCCAGTCTTGGAAGCCACCTTTGGCGAATACCCGCTCACAGCCCTCTCACTGACTCCAGGTGCAAA CTCTGTTGTCGTTGGAAGTTCACGAGGGGATGTAGCAGTCATAGATCTACGGCAAG GGCGGTTGGTGAAGTGCCTGAAGGGTTTCGCTGGGAGCGTGCGGGCCATCCAGTGCCACCCTGTCCTCCCCTTGGTAGCCTCCTGCGGCCTCGACCGATTCCTTCGTGTGCACAACCTCCAGCACAAACGCTTGGAGCATAAG GTTTATCTGAAATCTCGACTGAACTGCCTGCTGTTGGCCAGCCAAGAGAAATGGGAG GAGGAGGCCCTCGACCCTTCAGCTGACCTCCAGAATGAggtgaagaaagaggaggaggaggaggaggatgacatCTGGAACTCCATGGAAGTGGTGGCTGCAAAGCGGAAAGCAGAACCCCAGCCCGCTTCTGACGTGGGAAGCGAAAAGACCACAAAAGAGAAGGCCCtcaagacaaaaaagaaaattaaaaaagcagaatCTTGA
- the WDR74 gene encoding WD repeat-containing protein 74 isoform X1 — protein MASPAHSSHVWVGSETGILKGINLQKKQATNFKLGDVTLSRCEAVTAMCWGDAFESEIFVGCLDGSVRLFSTEKGKFTESRDCHGGEGPFCGLAMLNGSLVTCVASGLLKVWQDASSENQVEIQVGPGVCRMRQNPEHPHRVATGGKENCLKVWDLHQPEEPIFRAKNVRNDWLDLRVPVWDRDMQFLPGSEKIVTCTGHHQVRLYDPSSPQRRPVLEATFGEYPLTALSLTPGANSVVVGSSRGDVAVIDLRQGRLVKCLKGFAGSVRAIQCHPVLPLVASCGLDRFLRVHNLQHKRLEHKVYLKSRLNCLLLASQEKWEEEALDPSADLQNEVKKEEEEEEDDIWNSMEVVAAKRKAEPQPASDVGSEKTTKEKALKTKKKIKKAES, from the exons ATGGCGTCGCCCGCACACTCGAGCCACGTGTGGGTGGGATCCGAGACAGGCATCTTGAAAG GGATCAACTTGCAGAAGAAACAGGCCACCAATTTTAAGTTGGGTGATGTGACTCTCAGTCGATGTGAAGCAGTCACTGCCATGTGTTGGGGGGATGCCTTTGAATCTGAG ATCTTTGTGGGATGCCTTGATGGATCAGTGAGGCTGTTCAGTACTGAGAAGGGCAAGTTTACTGAGTCTCGAGACTGTCATGGAGGCGAGGGACCCTTCTGTGGCCTGGCTATGCTTAATGG GTCCCTTGTCACTTGTGTAGCATCTGGATTGCTGAAGGTTTGGCAGGATGCTTCCTCTGAAAAT CAGGTGGAGATCCAGGTGGGCCCGGGTGTGTGCCGTATGCGCCAGAACCCCGAACATCCTCACCGCGTAGCCACAGGTGGGAAAGAGAACTGCCTGAAGGTGTGGGACCTTCACCAACCAGAGGAGCCCATTTTCCGAGCCAAAAAT GTACGGAATGACTGGCTTGATCTGAGGGTTCCTGTCTGGGACAGAGACATGCAATTCCTGCCCGGGTCAGAGAAAATTGTTACCTGCACTGGGCACCACCAG GTCCGGCTCTACGACCCCAGCTCCCCACAGCGACGGCCAGTCTTGGAAGCCACCTTTGGCGAATACCCGCTCACAGCCCTCTCACTGACTCCAGGTGCAAA CTCTGTTGTCGTTGGAAGTTCACGAGGGGATGTAGCAGTCATAGATCTACGGCAAG GGCGGTTGGTGAAGTGCCTGAAGGGTTTCGCTGGGAGCGTGCGGGCCATCCAGTGCCACCCTGTCCTCCCCTTGGTAGCCTCCTGCGGCCTCGACCGATTCCTTCGTGTGCACAACCTCCAGCACAAACGCTTGGAGCATAAG GTTTATCTGAAATCTCGACTGAACTGCCTGCTGTTGGCCAGCCAAGAGAAATGGGAG GAGGAGGCCCTCGACCCTTCAGCTGACCTCCAGAATGAggtgaagaaagaggaggaggaggaggaggatgacatCTGGAACTCCATGGAAGTGGTGGCTGCAAAGCGGAAAGCAGAACCCCAGCCCGCTTCTGACGTGGGAAGCGAAAAGACCACAAAAGAGAAGGCCCtcaagacaaaaaagaaaattaaaaaagcagaatCTTGA
- the STX5 gene encoding syntaxin-5, giving the protein MNTRKRHGSRNTEQGVYLGPPQTQVLPPLAAAATAATATTSFPPPLPLRDTMSCQDRTQEFLSTCKSLQSRQNGLQLNKPVLNAVRQRSEFTVMAKRIGKDLSNTFAKLEKLTILAKRKSLFDDKAVEIEELTYIVKQDINSLNKQIAQLQEFVKAKGSQSGRHVQTHSNTVVVSLQSKLASMSNDFKSVLEVRTENLKQQKTRREQFSRAPVSAMPLTASNLSGSAMLQDEPRHSGDVAIDMDNRASQQLQLINEQDSYIQSRADTMQNIESTIVELGSIFQQLAHMVKEQEETIQRIDANVEDAQLNVEGAHTEILKYFQSVTSNRWLMVKIFLILIVFFIIFVVFLA; this is encoded by the exons ATGAATACGAGGAAACGTCACGGCTCTAGAAACACCGAGCAGGGCGTCTACCTGGGACCTCCCCAGACACAGGTTTTGCCCCCGctcgctgccgccgccaccgctgctACTGCCACCACCTCGTTCCCGCCACCCCTGCCCCTGCGGGACACCATGTCATGTCAAGACCGCACCCAGGAGTTCCTCTCCACCTGCAAGTCCTTGCAAAGCCGACAG AACGGGCTGCAGCTCAACAAACCAGTACTGAACGCTGTACGGCAAAGAAGCGAATTCACGGTCATGGCCAA ACGCATCGGGAAGGACCTCAGCAACACATTTGCCAAGCTCGAGAAGCTAACGATAT TGGCCAAGCGGAAGTCCTTGTTTGACGACAAGGCGGTGGAGATCGAAGAACTGACCTACATCGTCAAACAG GACATCAACAGCCTGAACAAACAGATTGCGCAACTCCAGGAGTTTGTCAAGGCCAAAGGCAGCCAAAGCGGGAGGCACGTGCAAACCCACTCGAACACTGTGGTGGTGTCCTTGCAG tcCAAATTAGCCTCCATGTCCAATGACTTCAAGTCCGTGTTGGAGGTGCGGACAGAG AACCTCAAGCAGCAGAAGACGCGTCGAGAACAGTTTTCCCGCGCCCCTGTGTCTGCCATGCCCTTGACCGCGAGCAACCTCA GTGGCTCTGCCATGCTTCAGGATGAACCTCGGCATTCGGGGGATGTGGCTATTGACATGGACAACCGGGCCAGCCAGCAGTTGCAGCTGATCAACGAACAG GATTCATACATCCAGAGCCGGGCAGATACCATGCAGAACATTGAATCGACTATCGTAGAGCTGGGCTCCATATTCCAGCAGCTGGCACACATGGTCAAAGAGCAAGAGGAGACCATCCAGAG AATCGACGCCAACGTGGAAGACGCACAGCTGAATGTCGAAGGGGCGCACACAGAGATCCTGAAGTACTTCCAATCTGTGACCTCCAACCGGTGGCTGATGGTGAAGATCTTCCTCATCCTGAttgtcttcttcatcatcttcgtGGTGTTCCTGGCCTGA